The Edaphobacter sp. 12200R-103 genome contains a region encoding:
- a CDS encoding cbb3-type cytochrome c oxidase subunit I, translated as MSTTSSTIVNLPDQRTATIPKKNYINAEDGLLSWLLTGDHKRIAMLYLISITFFFFIGGAFAGLIRLELLTPQPDLVASDTYNKLFSMHGIIMVFLFLVPSVPATLGNFLIPIMIGAKDLAFPKINLLSWYLYLVGGVMTLAALVMGGVDTGWTFTTPLSTHYVNTHVVTAGLAIFVAGFSSIFTGLNFIVTIHRMRAPGMTWFRMPLFVWSNYAASIMMVLGTPVLAITLVLVVLERTIHIGVFDPSLGGDPLLFQHLFWFYSHPAVYIMILPGMGVMSEIIPAFSRKRVFGYTAVAFSSVAIAVFGFFVWEHHMFIMGVSNYSALVFSLLTMLVAVPSAIKVFNWSFTLQKGSITFETPMLYAFAFIGLFTIGGLTGVFLAALGMDIHLTETYFIVAHFHYVMVGGMLMAFLGGLHFWWPKMTGRMYPESISKLSAVTSFIGFNLTFMPQFILGYLGMPRRYHAYPAEFQVLNVLSTAGATVLGIGFLMPMIYMAWSLKYGAIAGNNPWQATGLEWQIQSPPLTENFIETPIVDFEAYDFEWLAQKTEQEVTTVG; from the coding sequence ATGAGTACAACCAGTTCAACCATCGTCAACCTTCCGGACCAGAGGACGGCGACCATTCCGAAGAAGAACTATATCAATGCGGAAGATGGTCTTCTCAGCTGGCTGCTTACGGGCGATCACAAGCGCATCGCGATGCTCTACCTGATCTCGATCACGTTCTTCTTCTTTATCGGAGGAGCCTTCGCCGGTCTGATCCGCCTGGAGCTGCTGACGCCCCAACCCGATCTGGTCGCATCGGACACGTATAACAAGCTGTTCTCGATGCACGGCATCATCATGGTGTTCCTGTTCCTGGTGCCTTCGGTTCCGGCGACGCTTGGAAACTTCCTGATTCCGATCATGATCGGTGCCAAGGATCTGGCCTTCCCGAAGATCAACCTGCTCAGTTGGTATCTCTACCTGGTAGGCGGCGTCATGACGCTGGCGGCCCTGGTGATGGGCGGTGTCGATACCGGATGGACCTTTACCACGCCGCTCTCGACCCACTATGTCAACACGCACGTGGTCACGGCGGGCCTGGCGATCTTCGTGGCAGGGTTCTCCTCCATCTTTACGGGACTGAACTTCATCGTGACGATCCACCGGATGCGTGCCCCCGGCATGACCTGGTTCCGGATGCCCCTGTTCGTCTGGTCCAACTATGCTGCATCGATCATGATGGTGCTCGGCACGCCGGTTCTGGCGATCACGCTGGTCCTGGTTGTCCTTGAGAGGACGATTCACATCGGCGTCTTCGATCCGAGCCTGGGCGGCGATCCTCTGCTGTTCCAGCATCTGTTCTGGTTCTACTCCCATCCGGCCGTGTACATCATGATTCTGCCGGGTATGGGCGTCATGTCCGAGATCATCCCCGCCTTCAGCCGCAAGCGCGTCTTCGGCTACACGGCGGTGGCGTTCTCTTCGGTGGCCATTGCGGTCTTCGGGTTCTTCGTCTGGGAACACCACATGTTCATCATGGGCGTCTCCAACTACTCCGCCCTGGTCTTCTCGCTGCTGACCATGCTGGTGGCGGTTCCCTCGGCGATCAAGGTCTTCAACTGGTCCTTCACGCTGCAGAAGGGGTCGATCACGTTTGAGACCCCGATGCTCTACGCCTTCGCCTTCATCGGTCTGTTCACCATCGGCGGCCTGACGGGAGTCTTCCTCGCGGCCCTCGGCATGGACATTCACCTGACGGAGACCTACTTCATCGTTGCTCACTTCCACTACGTGATGGTGGGCGGCATGCTGATGGCCTTCCTGGGCGGCCTCCACTTCTGGTGGCCGAAGATGACGGGCCGCATGTATCCGGAGTCGATCTCGAAACTCTCGGCGGTGACCAGCTTTATCGGGTTCAACCTGACCTTCATGCCGCAGTTCATCCTGGGCTACCTGGGCATGCCTCGCCGCTACCATGCGTATCCGGCCGAATTCCAGGTGCTCAATGTGCTTTCCACTGCCGGCGCAACGGTTCTGGGCATCGGCTTCCTGATGCCGATGATCTACATGGCCTGGTCGCTGAAGTATGGCGCGATCGCCGGAAACAATCCATGGCAGGCTACTGGCCTTGAGTGGCAGATTCAGTCGCCTCCGCTGACAGAGAACTTTATCGAGACGCCGATCGTCGACTTCGAGGCTTACGACTTCGAGTGGCTCGCTCAAAAGACGGAACAAGAGGTGACGACCGTTGGATAA
- the coxB gene encoding cytochrome c oxidase subunit II has protein sequence MHISPVLWQFLIKWLTNSALFPREASTIAPYTDALYFFLLLITCVGLVLVGALVFGFSIRYRKDRSPVATQVEGSTLLEATWTIIPLALFLVCFVWGALLYFRIYNPPTNAMNIYVVGKQWMWKAEHPGGQHEINNLHVPMGVPIQLTMISQDVFHSFSIPDFRVKREVIPGRYTTVWFEATTPGTYHIFCTQYCGTKHSGMIGEVTVLTPDDYKKWTESSTSGMSLAQNGERLFASMGCNACHSGDAAARGPSLAGVYGSKLRLTNGSEVLVNEAYLRDAILNPSQHITAGYAPIMPTYQGQISEEGLISLVEYLKSLKTNYRVQQTLTTSESNQAAPMTPGVVKP, from the coding sequence ATGCATATCAGTCCCGTACTCTGGCAGTTTCTGATTAAGTGGCTCACGAACTCGGCGCTTTTTCCGCGCGAGGCGTCGACGATTGCGCCTTACACCGACGCGCTCTACTTCTTTCTGCTGCTGATCACCTGTGTGGGCCTGGTGCTGGTGGGCGCGCTTGTCTTTGGCTTCTCCATCCGGTATCGCAAGGACCGCAGCCCGGTTGCGACGCAGGTGGAAGGTTCCACGCTGCTTGAGGCGACCTGGACCATCATCCCTCTGGCGCTGTTCCTGGTCTGCTTCGTGTGGGGCGCCCTGCTTTACTTCCGAATCTATAATCCCCCCACCAATGCCATGAATATCTACGTGGTGGGCAAGCAGTGGATGTGGAAGGCCGAGCATCCTGGCGGCCAGCACGAGATCAACAACCTGCATGTCCCGATGGGCGTTCCCATTCAGCTGACGATGATCTCGCAGGACGTCTTCCACAGCTTTTCCATCCCGGATTTCCGGGTGAAGCGCGAGGTCATCCCCGGCCGCTATACGACGGTATGGTTTGAGGCGACGACTCCGGGAACCTACCACATCTTCTGCACACAGTACTGCGGGACCAAGCACTCCGGTATGATCGGAGAGGTCACGGTGCTGACCCCGGACGATTACAAGAAGTGGACGGAGAGTTCAACCAGCGGCATGTCGCTGGCGCAGAACGGGGAGCGCCTCTTCGCCAGCATGGGATGCAATGCCTGCCATAGCGGCGATGCGGCGGCTCGCGGCCCCAGCCTTGCGGGTGTCTACGGCTCCAAGCTGCGGTTGACGAACGGCTCCGAGGTTCTGGTCAACGAAGCCTACCTTCGAGACGCGATTCTGAATCCGTCGCAGCATATTACCGCCGGATATGCGCCTATTATGCCTACCTACCAGGGGCAGATCAGTGAAGAGGGCCTGATCAGTCTGGTGGAGTACCTGAAGTCCCTCAAGACAAACTATCGCGTGCAGCAAACGCTGACCACGTCAGAGTCCAACCAAGCGGCGCCCATGACGCCAGGGGTGGTGAAGCCATGA
- a CDS encoding SCO family protein, with translation MRKQGTMRGSWRATALAVLGGALLCTPLAAQVSGYGDKQAGPNAGDELPKVLEHVGITQKLNQQLPLDAQFVDDTGKTVRLGDYFGKHPAILTLVYYNCPMLCSEELDGLAGALEMVKLTPGKDFDVIVVSIDPSETPELAAKKKAYYVKRYGRPETANGWHFLTGQKASIDRLTDATGFGYVRVPGPDGKLSQFAHASSIQVVTTDGKLAQYYLGVEYSPKDILLGLVEASGNKIGSPVANILTYCYHYDPQTNKHSLIVARVVQLGGLVTMAGLGGFMFVMFRRDIKLARENDLTKKENG, from the coding sequence ATGAGGAAACAGGGCACAATGCGGGGATCGTGGCGGGCGACGGCGTTAGCCGTGCTTGGCGGCGCGCTGCTGTGCACGCCTCTGGCTGCCCAGGTCTCCGGGTATGGAGACAAGCAGGCTGGCCCGAACGCCGGGGATGAGCTTCCAAAGGTGCTCGAGCACGTAGGCATTACCCAGAAGCTCAACCAGCAGCTTCCGCTGGATGCACAGTTTGTGGACGATACCGGAAAGACGGTTCGGCTGGGCGACTACTTCGGGAAGCATCCGGCCATCCTGACCCTGGTCTACTACAACTGTCCGATGTTGTGTTCGGAGGAGCTGGATGGCCTCGCGGGCGCGCTTGAGATGGTGAAACTGACCCCGGGCAAGGACTTCGATGTGATCGTGGTCTCGATCGACCCCAGTGAAACGCCGGAGCTGGCCGCGAAGAAGAAGGCCTACTACGTCAAGCGATATGGGCGCCCGGAGACGGCCAATGGATGGCACTTTCTCACCGGGCAGAAGGCTTCGATTGACCGCCTGACGGACGCGACGGGGTTTGGCTATGTGCGGGTTCCCGGCCCAGACGGCAAGCTGTCGCAGTTTGCGCATGCCAGCTCGATCCAGGTGGTGACCACTGACGGCAAGCTGGCTCAGTACTACCTTGGCGTGGAGTATTCGCCCAAGGACATCCTGCTGGGTCTCGTCGAGGCTTCGGGAAACAAGATTGGATCTCCTGTCGCCAACATCCTGACCTACTGCTATCACTATGATCCCCAGACCAACAAGCATTCGTTGATTGTTGCGCGAGTGGTTCAGCTGGGTGGCCTGGTGACCATGGCTGGCCTGGGCGGCTTCATGTTTGTGATGTTCCGCAGGGACATAAAGCTTGCGCGCGAGAACGATTTGACGAAGAAAGAGAATGGATAA
- a CDS encoding cytochrome c, which yields MQKLTRFTAAFGSMAVMMVLAGCRQDMHDQPKFFPQRGTTLYTDGRSVRPQVENTVAREQLRQDTYFYTGLVDGKEGDGLPFPVTTEVLKRGQERYNIYCTPCHSRVGNGEGMIVQRGYAKAGDFHIARLENAPLGHFFHVMTYGYGAMPEYAAQVTPEDRWAIAAYIRALQLSQHATQADVPAGAHVEPLTEVAEHEGLSAAFIQEWHVPATAVTGTPDNEPLALPAPGSDSTKPATNPAAKQPAANPGAAPKK from the coding sequence GTGCAGAAGCTCACGCGATTTACGGCGGCGTTCGGCTCGATGGCGGTCATGATGGTTCTGGCCGGCTGCCGCCAGGACATGCACGATCAGCCGAAGTTCTTTCCGCAGCGCGGCACCACGCTCTATACGGACGGCCGGTCGGTGCGTCCGCAGGTGGAAAACACGGTAGCCCGTGAACAGCTGCGCCAGGACACCTACTTCTACACCGGCCTGGTCGATGGCAAGGAAGGCGACGGACTTCCCTTCCCGGTCACCACGGAGGTCCTCAAGCGCGGGCAGGAGCGCTATAACATCTACTGCACCCCGTGCCACTCGCGAGTCGGAAACGGCGAAGGCATGATCGTGCAGCGCGGCTACGCCAAGGCGGGCGACTTCCACATTGCCCGGCTGGAGAATGCTCCCCTCGGCCACTTCTTTCACGTGATGACCTATGGGTACGGCGCGATGCCGGAGTACGCCGCACAGGTGACGCCGGAGGATCGCTGGGCGATCGCGGCTTATATCCGCGCCCTGCAGCTGAGCCAGCACGCGACGCAGGCAGACGTTCCGGCCGGAGCGCATGTCGAACCTCTTACCGAAGTCGCAGAGCATGAGGGATTGTCGGCGGCGTTCATCCAGGAGTGGCATGTTCCCGCGACTGCGGTGACAGGAACTCCGGACAATGAACCCCTTGCGTTGCCTGCGCCGGGCAGCGACTCTACCAAGCCGGCCACAAATCCCGCGGCGAAGCAGCCTGCGGCAAACCCTGGAGCAGCACCCAAGAAATAA
- a CDS encoding DUF3341 domain-containing protein, producing MPRREGIYGLLAEFNTPGELVYATEEARRAGYRRMECYTPYPVEEAAEALHFHKNRVPLVCLLGGLMGVTTAFLMETWIAVWAYPLNIAGRPLFSWPAFIIPAYEWTILFSGLSAGFGMLALNGLPQLYHPLFNAPNFRNGATTDKFFLCLEANDPQFSPAETRAFLEKFHAVSVVEVDH from the coding sequence ATGCCGCGCAGAGAAGGAATCTACGGCCTGCTGGCGGAGTTCAACACTCCCGGCGAACTGGTGTATGCGACCGAAGAGGCGCGCCGCGCAGGATACCGCCGCATGGAGTGCTACACGCCCTATCCGGTGGAAGAGGCTGCCGAGGCCCTGCACTTCCATAAGAACCGCGTCCCGCTGGTGTGCCTGCTGGGCGGTCTGATGGGTGTGACCACGGCGTTCCTGATGGAGACCTGGATCGCGGTCTGGGCCTATCCGCTGAACATCGCGGGCCGCCCGCTGTTCTCCTGGCCGGCGTTCATCATTCCGGCCTACGAGTGGACGATTCTGTTCTCCGGTCTCTCGGCCGGATTCGGAATGCTGGCGCTCAACGGCCTGCCCCAGCTTTATCACCCGCTGTTCAATGCACCGAACTTCCGGAACGGGGCGACGACCGACAAGTTCTTCCTGTGCCTGGAGGCGAACGATCCGCAGTTTTCGCCGGCTGAGACCCGGGCCTTTCTCGAGAAGTTTCACGCGGTCTCCGTGGTGGAGGTGGATCACTAA
- the nrfD gene encoding NrfD/PsrC family molybdoenzyme membrane anchor subunit gives MATKQPINDPMIDPRTGEYAVIAPGHTFKSVTQKIAGVVLTSNTPLGWFFGLVVAGGIATLVVISVTWLFLKGVGIWGVTMPGAWGFAIINFVWWIGIGHAGTLISAILLLFKQTWRNSINRFAEAMTIFAVVCAGMFPLIHVGRPWLGYWLFPYPNTMNVWPQWRSPLAWDVFAVSTYATISVVFWYIGMIPDFGTLRDRATLPLARYFYGILSLGWRGSTRHWIRYETASLLLAGLSTPLVLSVHTVISFDFAVAALAGWHTTIFPPYFVAGAVYSGFAMVLTLAIPIRKWYHMEDLVTLRHLDNMAKVMLATGSIVGYGYGMEVFMSWYSASHWEFFMMWNRMFGPMGWAYWMLILTNIAIPLTTLWSRKLRVNVGFLFVLSFIVNIGMWFERFVIVVTSLYRDYLPSSWGTYVATKWDYMLFIGTWGLFTVLFLLFARFAPMIPMSEIRMMLPQTKITRRGPDAETVIEETT, from the coding sequence ATGGCGACGAAACAACCCATTAACGACCCGATGATCGATCCGCGGACCGGCGAGTACGCGGTCATCGCCCCGGGCCATACGTTCAAGTCGGTGACCCAGAAGATCGCCGGCGTGGTGCTGACGTCGAACACTCCGCTGGGGTGGTTCTTCGGCCTGGTGGTGGCGGGCGGTATCGCTACCCTGGTCGTGATCTCCGTCACCTGGCTGTTCCTGAAGGGTGTCGGCATCTGGGGCGTCACCATGCCCGGCGCCTGGGGCTTCGCGATCATCAACTTCGTCTGGTGGATCGGTATCGGTCACGCCGGAACCCTGATCTCGGCGATTCTGCTGCTCTTCAAGCAGACCTGGCGTAACTCGATCAACCGGTTCGCCGAGGCAATGACGATCTTCGCCGTGGTCTGCGCCGGCATGTTCCCGCTGATCCACGTCGGGCGTCCGTGGCTGGGATACTGGCTCTTCCCGTATCCGAACACGATGAACGTCTGGCCGCAGTGGCGTTCGCCGCTGGCCTGGGACGTCTTCGCGGTCTCGACCTACGCTACGATCTCGGTGGTCTTCTGGTACATCGGTATGATCCCGGACTTCGGCACGCTGCGCGACCGCGCGACGCTGCCGCTGGCCCGCTACTTCTACGGCATCCTCTCGCTCGGCTGGCGCGGTTCGACCCGCCACTGGATCCGGTACGAGACGGCCTCGCTGCTGCTGGCCGGCCTTTCGACCCCCCTGGTGCTCTCGGTGCACACCGTCATCAGCTTCGACTTCGCGGTGGCGGCCCTGGCTGGATGGCACACAACGATCTTCCCGCCCTACTTCGTCGCCGGCGCCGTGTACTCGGGCTTTGCGATGGTGCTCACGCTGGCGATCCCGATCCGCAAGTGGTACCACATGGAAGACCTGGTCACCCTGCGCCACCTCGACAACATGGCGAAGGTCATGCTGGCGACCGGCTCGATCGTGGGTTACGGCTACGGCATGGAGGTCTTCATGAGCTGGTACTCGGCCAGCCACTGGGAGTTCTTCATGATGTGGAACCGCATGTTCGGTCCGATGGGGTGGGCGTACTGGATGCTGATCCTGACCAACATCGCGATTCCGCTGACCACGCTCTGGTCGCGCAAGCTGCGGGTGAACGTCGGGTTCCTGTTCGTTCTCTCGTTCATCGTCAACATCGGTATGTGGTTCGAGCGCTTCGTCATCGTCGTGACCTCGCTCTATCGCGACTACCTTCCTTCGAGCTGGGGAACCTACGTTGCGACCAAGTGGGACTACATGCTCTTCATCGGAACCTGGGGACTGTTCACGGTGCTGTTCCTGCTGTTCGCCCGCTTCGCTCCGATGATCCCGATGTCTGAGATCCGGATGATGCTTCCGCAGACCAAGATTACCCGCCGCGGACCTGATGCCGAGACGGTCATTGAGGAGACGACGTAA
- a CDS encoding TAT-variant-translocated molybdopterin oxidoreductase: protein MADTRSQTDNGAQVVTSIAPAAPAAAEKMTLSEVRAKLDGKTGRRFWKNLDELAETPSFQQLMQEEFPRQAGAGEWVDPVSRRGFLKVMGASFALAGLAGCTKQPDEPIYPYVKQPEDLVLGKPMYFATAHPFPTGAIPVLIKSDAFRPIKVDGNPEHPMSKGRSDAMTQGTLLDLYDPDRSQHVRLRGQTSSWGDFQVELQKAANVSAGGQGIYFLSRTITSPTLAGQWKDLQAKYPQAKLVQWEPVNQDSSRAASKAAFGSYADAQYKLENADVILSLDADFLGGIAHPGFLPLAAAYAERHRWEEGKTTNRLYVVESMPTVTGFKAEHRLALKPSQIAQFADALVYGTAPQALNADQQKFFTALLNDLKKNNGRAVVIPGEQAPASVHAACYAINTLIGAVGKTVVYTETVNPMPTEQLADLKSLVADMNAGKVKWLIMLGANPIYSAPADLDFPSALAKVQTTVHLGSHVDETGAISTWHINEAHYLESWSDARAYDGTLTIIQPMIDPMYGGKSAHDVLQTLLANPQASAYDAVQANAKNYIKGDFATGWRRALHDGWVADTAFTPKAGVPARVTAFPASTASTSGYEIAFRPDPSLYDGRYANVGWLQELPKQVTNLSWDNAALVSMKTMADLKAEETDLIELELAGRKVTAPILMVPGHPDELITVHLGFGRGVEAGRAGSGVGFNAYKLRTTTALLSTSGATAKKVDGSFYDLCVTKVHNVEHRGSFAQHDLERPVYDTQGTYSLAGHEAMERSIIRYATVEEAEKNPKFAEEGASGTLVNKVGYGPQGEDPKHGDVGWKSKKELDISMFPGDWKYDRIDPSSHKIQNAWGMSIDLNSCVGCNACIVSCYAENNIPVVGREQVKVGRNMQWLRIDTYFEGDLHAPRAHFQPMLCQHCENAGCEQVCPVGATVHTPEGLNTMVYNRCVGTRYCSNNCPYKVRRFNFLLYSDYETESLKFMRNPDVSVRSRGVMEKCSYCVQRIMSAKITADKENRAIRDGEIVTACQQACPTDAIVFGNINDKTSKVYQRKATERDYAVLGDLNYRPRTTYTAGVINPNPELA, encoded by the coding sequence ATGGCTGATACCAGGTCACAGACCGACAACGGAGCACAGGTAGTTACCAGCATCGCTCCGGCAGCGCCTGCGGCGGCAGAGAAGATGACGCTCTCCGAGGTCCGGGCGAAACTTGATGGCAAGACGGGACGGCGTTTCTGGAAGAACCTCGACGAGCTGGCCGAGACGCCTTCGTTTCAGCAGCTGATGCAGGAGGAGTTTCCCCGTCAGGCAGGAGCCGGCGAGTGGGTCGATCCGGTCTCGCGTCGCGGCTTCCTGAAGGTGATGGGCGCATCGTTCGCCCTGGCTGGACTGGCCGGCTGCACCAAGCAGCCCGATGAGCCGATCTACCCCTACGTCAAGCAGCCCGAGGACCTGGTTCTGGGCAAGCCGATGTACTTTGCGACGGCGCACCCGTTCCCCACCGGAGCGATTCCGGTCCTGATCAAGTCCGATGCTTTCCGTCCGATCAAGGTGGACGGCAATCCTGAGCACCCGATGTCGAAGGGCCGCTCGGACGCGATGACGCAGGGCACCCTGCTTGACCTCTACGATCCCGACCGCTCGCAGCATGTTCGTCTGCGTGGCCAGACCTCGAGCTGGGGCGACTTCCAGGTCGAGCTGCAGAAGGCGGCGAATGTAAGCGCCGGCGGACAGGGGATCTACTTCCTGAGCCGGACGATCACTTCACCGACGCTGGCAGGTCAGTGGAAAGATCTGCAGGCCAAGTATCCGCAGGCCAAGCTGGTGCAGTGGGAGCCGGTGAATCAGGACTCCTCGCGCGCGGCTTCGAAGGCAGCCTTCGGCAGCTACGCCGATGCCCAGTACAAGCTGGAGAACGCGGACGTCATCCTCTCGCTCGATGCAGACTTCCTTGGCGGCATCGCGCACCCCGGCTTCCTTCCCCTGGCGGCGGCTTATGCCGAGCGGCATCGATGGGAAGAGGGCAAGACGACCAACCGTCTGTACGTCGTTGAGTCGATGCCGACGGTTACGGGCTTCAAGGCCGAGCACCGGCTGGCGCTCAAGCCCAGCCAGATCGCGCAGTTTGCGGACGCGCTGGTCTACGGAACGGCACCGCAGGCGCTGAACGCCGATCAGCAGAAGTTCTTTACTGCCCTTCTGAACGATCTGAAGAAGAACAACGGCAGGGCCGTGGTGATCCCGGGCGAACAGGCTCCGGCGTCGGTCCACGCCGCCTGCTACGCGATCAACACCCTGATCGGGGCAGTGGGCAAGACGGTGGTCTACACCGAGACGGTCAACCCGATGCCGACCGAGCAGCTGGCCGACCTGAAGTCGCTGGTGGCTGACATGAACGCCGGCAAGGTCAAGTGGCTGATCATGCTCGGGGCCAACCCGATCTACTCGGCTCCGGCGGATCTCGATTTCCCCAGCGCCCTGGCGAAGGTCCAGACGACAGTTCATCTGGGGTCGCATGTGGATGAGACCGGCGCGATCTCGACCTGGCACATCAATGAAGCGCACTACCTCGAGAGCTGGTCGGATGCGCGCGCCTACGACGGTACGCTGACGATCATCCAGCCGATGATCGACCCGATGTACGGTGGCAAAAGCGCACATGACGTTCTGCAGACTCTGCTTGCCAATCCGCAGGCCTCGGCCTACGACGCGGTGCAGGCAAATGCGAAGAACTACATCAAGGGAGACTTCGCCACCGGCTGGCGCAGGGCCCTGCACGACGGCTGGGTGGCGGACACTGCCTTCACGCCGAAGGCGGGAGTTCCGGCGCGGGTGACGGCGTTCCCGGCTTCGACGGCTTCGACCTCCGGGTACGAGATCGCGTTCCGTCCCGACCCCTCGCTTTACGACGGCCGCTATGCCAACGTGGGCTGGCTGCAGGAGCTTCCCAAGCAGGTAACCAACCTGAGCTGGGACAACGCCGCGCTGGTCAGCATGAAGACGATGGCCGATCTCAAGGCGGAGGAGACCGACCTCATTGAGCTGGAGCTTGCTGGCCGCAAAGTCACGGCTCCCATCCTGATGGTCCCCGGTCATCCCGACGAGCTGATCACGGTTCATCTGGGTTTTGGCCGCGGGGTGGAGGCTGGACGCGCAGGTTCGGGCGTCGGCTTCAATGCCTACAAGCTCCGCACAACGACGGCCCTGCTCTCGACCTCGGGCGCGACCGCGAAGAAGGTCGACGGCAGCTTCTACGACCTGTGCGTGACCAAGGTCCACAACGTCGAGCATCGCGGATCGTTTGCGCAGCACGACCTTGAGCGGCCGGTGTACGACACGCAGGGTACCTACTCCCTGGCCGGACATGAGGCGATGGAGCGGTCCATCATCCGCTACGCCACGGTCGAGGAGGCGGAGAAGAATCCCAAGTTCGCCGAGGAAGGCGCCAGCGGGACGCTTGTTAATAAGGTTGGATACGGCCCGCAGGGAGAAGATCCGAAACACGGCGATGTCGGCTGGAAGTCCAAGAAGGAACTCGACATCAGCATGTTCCCGGGGGACTGGAAGTACGACCGCATTGATCCGTCCTCGCACAAGATCCAGAACGCCTGGGGCATGTCGATCGATCTGAACAGCTGCGTCGGCTGCAACGCCTGCATCGTCAGCTGCTATGCCGAGAACAATATCCCGGTCGTAGGCCGCGAGCAGGTGAAGGTCGGCCGCAATATGCAGTGGCTGCGTATCGATACCTACTTCGAGGGCGATCTGCATGCGCCCAGGGCACACTTCCAGCCGATGCTCTGCCAGCACTGCGAGAACGCGGGCTGCGAGCAGGTCTGCCCGGTCGGCGCCACGGTTCACACTCCGGAAGGCCTCAACACGATGGTCTACAACCGCTGCGTGGGAACCCGCTACTGCTCGAACAACTGTCCGTACAAGGTCCGCCGCTTCAACTTCCTGCTGTACTCGGATTACGAGACGGAGAGCCTGAAGTTCATGCGCAACCCGGACGTCTCGGTCCGTTCGCGCGGCGTGATGGAGAAGTGCAGCTACTGCGTGCAGCGCATCATGTCGGCCAAGATCACGGCCGATAAGGAGAACCGCGCGATCCGCGATGGCGAGATCGTGACGGCGTGCCAGCAGGCCTGCCCGACCGACGCCATCGTCTTCGGCAATATCAACGACAAGACCAGCAAGGTCTATCAGCGCAAGGCCACTGAACGCGACTACGCGGTTCTCGGCGACCTGAACTACCGTCCACGCACAACCTATACGGCTGGCGTCATCAACCCGAACCCGGAGCTGGCATAA